In Zingiber officinale cultivar Zhangliang chromosome 1A, Zo_v1.1, whole genome shotgun sequence, a genomic segment contains:
- the LOC122038321 gene encoding probable ATP synthase 24 kDa subunit, mitochondrial, translating into MAMVSRLLSRSRQLYAGQIFFQHDHGMPVRSYAKEASASNLPPLKGDEMLRNIFYDVKNKFETAFSVLRKEKITIDPDDPAAVSQYAKVIETIREKADLLSESQKIKYAIDLQTQDIPDARTYLLTLQEIRIKNGLADDIGAEPLMMEALEKVEKEIKKPLLRSDKKNMSLLLAEFDKVNKKLGIKKEDLPKYEEQLELKVAKEDLDGLKKDAIEAMETQLKREEFKDEEMVDVKSLDIRNFF; encoded by the exons ATGGCGATGGTTTCTCGTCTCCTCTCTCGATCCCGACAG TTATATGCTGGTCAGATATTTTTTCAGCACGATCATGGAATGCCAGTCCGATCCTATGCAAAAGAAGCTTCGGCTTCTAATCTTCCACCATTGAAAGGAGATG AGATGCTGAGGAACATCTTTTATGATGtcaaaaacaaatttgaaactgcCTTCAGTGTGCTTCGAAAGGAAAAGATCACTATTGATCCTGATGACCCAGCAGCTGTATCCCAATATGCCAAAGTCATAGAAACCATAAGGGAAAA AGCTGATCTGCTATCAGAATCACAGAAAATTAAGTACGCAATTGATCTACAGACACAAGATATTCCTGATGCTCGAACATATCTGTTAACACTACAGGAGATACGAATCAA GAATGGCCTTGCAGATGATATTGGTGCTGAGCCTTTGATGATGGAAGCTTTGGAGAAGGTTGAGAAAGAGATTAAAAAGCCACTGCTCAGGTCTGACAAAAAGAACATGTCTCTTCTCTTGGCTGAGTTTGACAAGGTCAACAAAAA GCTGggaattaagaaggaagaccTTCCAAAGTACGAAGAACAATTGGAACTTAAAGTTGCTAAAGAGGATTTGGATGGTCTGAAGAAGGATGCTATTGAAGCAATGGAGACCCAGCTTAAAAG GGAGGAATTCAAGGATGAGGAGATGGTTGATGTCAAATCTTTGGATATTAGAAACTTTTTCTAA
- the LOC122038322 gene encoding protein HEAT INTOLERANT 4-like → MAKRRAAATSKKRKASSDAEKREEGGTIGGPSESQEEIKKEPKRAGAKRRRVNAPNPKTEYFPEKRNMEDLWQAAFPVGTEWDNMDKLCEINWCFSNLESACDEGGELHGKTVYLFGSTEAQMLNVNGIEKVVLIPIVVAVDSPIPPSDKIGVKSVQREKEDVISMKTMKMEWIPYIPLEDRLRQVDKLKTQIFTMACTQRRAALKHLRIERVKQYDYCLPYLQSLKADEDEDDTVVNIMFPLEPPIVCDFDWEMDEIEEFIDNLIKEEVLPEDKKDEFKEYVKQQVRERRNALRQAKEARKKAIEDMDPKTRDAMENMKFYKFYPVQTADTPDVSQVKVSYINRYYGKAHFLR, encoded by the exons ATGGCGAAGCGCAGGGCAGCGGCGACCTCGAAGAAGAGGAAAGCTTCTTCCGATGCAGAGAAGAGGGAGGAGGGCGGCACCATCGGCGGCCCGAGCGAGTCGCAGGAGGAAATAAAAAAGGAGCCGAAGAGAGCCGGCGCCAAAAGGAGGCGTGTCAATGCGCCGAATCCGAAGACTGAGTACTTCCCCGAGAAGAGAAACATG GAAGATCTTTGGCAAGCAGCTTTTCCTGTCGGAACGGAG TGGGATAACATGGATAAACTGTGCGAGATAAATTGGTGTTTTTCAAATTTAGAG AGTGCATGTGATGAGGGAGGAGAGCTTCATGGGAAGACAGTCTACTTGTTTGGAAGCACAGAGG CTCAAATGTTAAATGTGAATGGCATTGAGAAAGTTGTGCTTATTCCCATTGTGGTGGCT GTGGATTCTCCAATCCCACCATCTGATAAGATTGGTGTAAAATCTGTTCAAAGGGAGAAAGAAGATGTAATATCCATGAAGACTATGAAAATGGAATGGATTCCATATATTCCTCTAGAAGATCG TCTACGTCAGGTTGATAAATTGAAGACTCAAATATTTACAATGGCTTGCACCCAAAGAAG AGCTGCTTTAAAACATCTGAGGATTGAGCGTGTTAAGCAATATGATTATTGCCTTCCTT ATCTTCAATCATTAAAAGCTGATGAAGATGAGGATGATACAGTGGTTAATATCATGTTTCCTCTAGAACCTCCG ATCGTTTGTGATTTTGATTGGGAAATGGATGAAATTGAG GAATTCATTGATAATCTTATTAAAGAGGAGGTTTTGCCAGAAGATAAGAAAGATGAGTTCAAG GAGTATGTGAAGCAACAGGTTAGAGAAAGGAGGAATGCACTGCGACAG GCAAAAGAAGCCAGGAAAAAAGCTATAGAAGACATGGATCCAAAAACCAGAGATGCTATGGAAAATATGAAATTTTACAAATTCTACCCTGTTCAAACAGCTGATACTCCCGATGTCAGCCAGGTCAAG GTATCATATATAAACAGGTACTACGGGAAAGCACATTTCCTGAGATAG